A window of the Gossypium hirsutum isolate 1008001.06 chromosome A03, Gossypium_hirsutum_v2.1, whole genome shotgun sequence genome harbors these coding sequences:
- the LOC107888050 gene encoding cytochrome P450 94B3, whose amino-acid sequence MVSCFLLLFALGFFLFSFFVFFMRESMSFYAKKSVLMSSNTEPRSYPFLGSLISFYNNQYRLLDWYTELLSESPCQTVVVSRLGARRTVVTANPANVEHMLKTNFNNFPKGKPFTEILANLLGCGIFNVDGELWSTQRKLASHEFSTRSLREFVVKSLHEEVENRLLPLLEEAMLTEKVIDFQDVLRRFAFDTVSKVSFGQDPCCLELSRPVPPLVKAFDSASEISAMRGMAPMFLVWKMKRAFNIGSEKKLKQAVQFVHGCVLEIIRNKKRALEVETSAETEDLLSRLLSAGHDEEVVRDMMISLIMAGRDTTSSALTWLFWLLSKHPNAEEMMVKEVKSMVGNDEKRLDFQVLKEMNCVKACLCESMRLYPPVAWDSKHAVNDDVLPDGTFVGKGDRVTYFPYGMGRMEELWGKDRLEFKPDRWFEEPGAEHGLLKAVSAFNFPVFQAGPRVCLGKEMAFIQMKYVVASILRRFEIRVVCQEEPVLVPLLTAHMAGGLKVVVRRRELK is encoded by the coding sequence ATGGTTTCCTGTTTCCTCTTGCTATTTGCTTTAgggtttttcttattttctttctttgtcTTTTTCATGCGAGAATCAATGTCTTTTTACGCCAAGAAATCGGTTTTAATGTCTTCCAATACTGAGCCTCGTTCGTATCCTTTTCTTGGTAGTCTCATCTCTTTCTACAATAACCAATATCGTCTCTTGGATTGGTACACTGAGCTTTTATCAGAGTCTCCGTGCCAGACTGTCGTGGTGAGTCGACTTGGTGCACGTCGTACTGTTGTGACGGCGAACCCGGCTAACGTCGAGCACATGCTCAAGACCAACTTCAATAATTTCCCTAAAGGCAAGCCATTCACTGAAATCCTCGCCAATCTTCTCGGTTGTGGGATATTTAATGTGGATGGGGAGTTGTGGAGCACTCAAAGGAAGCTAGCTAGCCATGAGTTTAGCACCAGATCATTGAGAGAATTCGTGGTGAAATCGCTTCATGAAGAAGTTGAGAATCGGCTGTTACCATTGCTTGAAGAAGCAATGTTGACTGAGAAAGTTATTGATTTTCAAGATGTATTGAGACGATTTGCATTCGATACTGTCAGTAAAGTATCATTCGGTCAAGACCCTTGTTGCTTGGAGCTTTCGAGACCAGTGCCGCCTCTCGTGAAAGCTTTCGATAGCGCATCGGAGATCAGCGCCATGCGAGGGATGGCACCCATGTTTCTTGTATGGAAAATGAAGAGAGCTTTTAACATTGggtcagaaaagaaactgaaacaagCGGTTCAATTCGTCCATGGATGCGTTTTGGAGATCATCAGAAACAAAAAGAGGGCTCTTGAAGTTGAAACATCAGCTGAAACAGAAGATCTTTTGTCGAGGTTGTTGTCGGCTGGGCATGACGAGGAAGTTGTAAGAGATATGATGATTAGCTTAATCATGGCTGGAAGAGACACCACTTCCTCGGCATTGACTTGGCTCTTTTGGTTGCTTTCTAAGCATCCAAACGCCGAGGAAATGATGGTGAAAGAAGTGAAATCAATGGTTGGCAATGACGAAAAACGACTGGATTTCCAGGTGTTAAAGGAAATGAATTGCGTTAAAGCCTGTTTATGTGAATCAATGAGGCTTTACCCGCCGGTTGCATGGGATTCAAAGCATGCAGTAAACGACGACGTTTTACCCGATGGAACTTTTGTCGGGAAAGGAGACAGGGTGACCTATTTCCCCTACGGAATGGGGAGGATGGAGGAGTTATGGGGCAAGGACCGGTTGGAGTTTAAACCAGACCGGTGGTTCGAGGAACCGGGTGCAGAGCATGGGTTGCTGAAGGCAGTAAGCGCTTTCAATTTCCCGGTGTTTCAGGCTGGTCCAAGAGTTTGCCTTGGGAAAGAAATGGCGTTCATTCAGATGAAGTATGTAGTCGCTTCAATATTGAGACGGTTCGAGATCAGAGTAGTATGCCAGGAAGAACCGGTTCTTGTTCCTCTCTTAACCGCTCATATGGCAGGTGGGCTGAAGGTGGTGGTAAGGAGAAGAGAATTGAAATAG